The DNA segment gtttttttttttttatagttaATCGCGACGTTCCTTCGCGCGATGCAACCGAAGAAACGTAAGAAGGAAAACGCGATGTAATCTTTTCACAGTTGGTAATTGGTATCCGGTTCAAACGTGTATGTAAACTTATTAAAATTGGCGGGAATTGTTTACGATTTATTAACCGATAAAATAATATCGAACTTTTGTATTTCGAATGTTAAATTTCGAAAATGACTAAATTGTACGTGATAAATGCATAGATATatattttacatacttttattaTTCTTTACATAAATTATGAATGTATAGAAAAAACTATGTACACAAATAGTTATGCTAAATCGGTATTGTTATTCCAACCAATCTGTAATGTATTGGCACTTGATTGGTGTAACATCGCCAACGTCGCAGCAATTTTTCCTTACCTAGATTTTCAAATAATTCTATGTTATTTTATTAAATTGTAAAACAATgaaaaagaaagggaaaaaatGAAATATCTTACAGGACAAACGCCGCAAGTAGATTTAATTAATCCAGGTGGACTTAACAAAGGTTCTACCGCTCTGTACAAAGTACTTCCATCACCCGAAAGAGTACGTTCCACCTTTCCATCATAAACCAAAGTGTTCAATATCATTTCTAGATCTTCAACTGATAATTTTACCTATAAATAATAATTTCGTTTAATGTTAATGTATATAATACAAAGGCAAAGCTATAGCAATATAGCGAACCTTGCTTATTCCTAAGTCTGAGATAaatttccatacttctttagaCGAGGCAAACGTGACATTTCTAGCCATAATTGGCCCACCTTTGCAGGAATTCATttgctctctttttttctccaaaAATCTGTAACATTGTTGATTGAGAACATCGACAAATTCTGCTTCAAAATCTTGATCTTGGTACCAAGCACCACCAGTCACAGAAGTGTCGGGTTCTAAATTGTATAACATGTACACCTTTTTCTTGCTAGCCGCGACAGACTTGACGGCTTTAATAAATTTCTTGGTTTCTAGACTTTTCAAAATTTTATTCAACTGAGTAGGCATCAGGTTCGATTTAAATCTTATGTCACGGATCCATATCCCCTTATTCCCTGCTTCCTCAATGATAGTGTAAACGATCTTCTCTTCGTTATCTGCACCCTTGGCTATTTTAGCTTTAGAAGGATCCTTCAAACGGTATAATAGAGAACCGCCTTGTTTGAATAAATCAAAGTAGCCTTGAGATAAAAGTTTATTTATAATTTGAGCCTTTTGAGCGGGTTGCAAATCTGGCAATTCGGTTGTCAAGTCCTTATCGGATATTCCTTTCGGCTTTGCTTGCGCTAACGCGATAATTCTGAAAATTGAATGCACCTTATGTAATTACTCGTGTTCTTATCTTTCACCTGTAAGTTTCATTTTTGTCATTATGCAAGGGTATAGCTATTTGCATTACATCGTAACCTATCAACTGCGTATGTAACAAACACCTAACCAGCTTTCAGtgtaaagaaataaaaatttactTTTGCTCGATAGCTTCAAGTGCATTCGTCTCCGCGTTATTTGCATCTTTTTCTGTCGAGGTACCGGCTTCCGTCTCCATTGAATTACTTTAACGTTAAATGTTATATGATCTATTCGATTAGTTTCGATGCTCGCTAGGTTACGTTCTGTTATTGTTTACAGATTGCAGTAAGGTTTAAATGTTTTATTAACGTGaagaaattattttataaatatggaCAATTCTCTGGATGAATTAGACGACGAAGATTCGTTGAATCTTGCTTCTAAAGAATGGAATCAAATTACAGACACTGCTAAAAAGGTATCATTTAAATAGTAACACAAAATTTTAGGaagaacatatatatatatatatatatatataatatcgtTTTCTAAACAGTATATGTTTAGGAATAatgaaaatatatgtatatgatgCTTTCAAATAATATATGGTCAATAAtagtataataaaattattgattataattatattatttttcaGGGTGGATACAGAGAAGGGGTAATAGATGGAGCAAATTCAGTATTTCAAGAGGGTTTTGATATTGGGTATAAAGAAGGTTTTCGGACAGCTTTCATGTTAGGAAAGTTTAAAAGTTTGTTAAACACTGCATCACAAGATGTGAAGCATCcgcaaaatataaaagaaattctTAATAAAACTAGAAGAGGTATTTGTCATATATGTATGACAGAATCTGAGAGTGGAAATAACATAGAAAAACCTTTTTCTGAAATCATTAATGAACAAAAAACACATTCGATAAATGTTCTTGAAACACTGCATCAATATTTTCAACCTTATGTAAAGCAAATAAATATTGACGAATTGGataaattaaaaatagaaaGTCATCCTTCAAAAGAACTAAGAGATAATTAATTTACCAATAAAAACATAc comes from the Xylocopa sonorina isolate GNS202 chromosome 1, iyXylSono1_principal, whole genome shotgun sequence genome and includes:
- the Polr3f gene encoding RNA polymerase III subunit F produces the protein METEAGTSTEKDANNAETNALEAIEQKIIALAQAKPKGISDKDLTTELPDLQPAQKAQIINKLLSQGYFDLFKQGGSLLYRLKDPSKAKIAKGADNEEKIVYTIIEEAGNKGIWIRDIRFKSNLMPTQLNKILKSLETKKFIKAVKSVAASKKKVYMLYNLEPDTSVTGGAWYQDQDFEAEFVDVLNQQCYRFLEKKREQMNSCKGGPIMARNVTFASSKEVWKFISDLGISKVKLSVEDLEMILNTLVYDGKVERTLSGDGSTLYRAVEPLLSPPGLIKSTCGVCPVRKNCCDVGDVTPIKCQYITDWLE
- the LOC143432697 gene encoding uncharacterized protein LOC143432697 yields the protein MDNSLDELDDEDSLNLASKEWNQITDTAKKGGYREGVIDGANSVFQEGFDIGYKEGFRTAFMLGKFKSLLNTASQDVKHPQNIKEILNKTRRGICHICMTESESGNNIEKPFSEIINEQKTHSINVLETLHQYFQPYVKQINIDELDKLKIESHPSKELRDN